The genomic DNA GCCCGCTCCAGCCGGTTCCGGTAAAGCCCGGGCATGTCGTGTTTCAACACGTACAGCGGTACGTCGACCCGGAGCGCCGCCATCGCCGCGAACATATCGTCGGTGACGAGCGCGTCGGGGGCCGTGGACCGCAGCCAGTCGATGTAGTCGGCGATGCGGCCGGCCGAGGCCGGGAGGCTCCCGGTCAGTACCTGCCGGACGGTCCCCTCCTGCACGGTGTCGATGAAGTCGACGCAGGTCGGTTCGAACGCGTCGTAGCCGTTGAGGGCGACGAACTGCGACCCGGCACCGCCGCCCGCCATCAGCACCTCGGCACCACGGGCCTCCAGCGCGTCGGCGATGGCCAGCATCCGGGTCGCGTGGCCGGCGCCCTCGGGGTAGTGCGCGACGGCGACCGTCGGCGAGCCGGTGGCGGACGCCGACCCGTCGGGTGGCGTCGGGCGGAGCTGTTCGCTGTCTGCAGGAGGTGGGCGGGCGGAGGGCATCGACGGCCACTGGTCGGCCCGTCGGCATAAACCTCGTGTTCGACGGAATCGCCGCCAGACGGTCGCTACCCGGTCGGGTCGGCGTCCGGCCGTGCCTCCCGGTCGGGCACCTTCGTCAGCACCTCGGCCGTGTGGCGGACGTTCTCGGTGCGGACGAGAATCTCCGCGGCCTCACGGACCGTGAACTCGGCGTCGATGTCGGTGCCGTGGCACGAGGCGTACAGCTCCAGCCAGTCGTTCATCGCACCCTCGAGCGCCGCGAACGCGTCGCGTTCGAACCGGACCTGCTCGCCGCCACCGGTCCGGGCCTCGAGGTACAGCGCGATGGCGGGGCCAGCACCCTCCCGCAGGTAGTGGAGCGCACGCTCCTCGTCCGGCGGGTCGGTCGGCGGGTCGAACGCCGCCCGGTCGCGCTCGGCGCGCCGGGCGAGGTCCGCGATGCGGTCGTAGTAGGGGTCGGTCATGCGGTGGATGGGTGGTCGTCGGCCGGACGGCGGTCAGCCCTGCTTGAACTCGACGCCCTTCCCGCCGGCCGGGTGCTCCCAGTCGGTGTCGGCGACGATGGCGCAGGTCCCGCACTCGACACACGGCTGCGTGTCGAGGCTGACGACGCGCTCCTCGTGGCCGTTCGTCTTGACCGTCTCCTCCCGGTAGCAGCCGCCGCCGAAGTCGCGGGCGCTCACCGGACAGGCCGACACCGCGGCGCCGCTGGCCGCCCAGGAGTTGTCCTTCACCTGGATGTGGGGCTCCCCGACGTCGTAGGTCAGGTCGCCGATGCGGTCGTCCAGCTCCGGCGGCTCGACGTGGCTGGTGGCGTGGACCTCGCCGCCGAGCTCCTCCGCGATGACCGTCGGCACCGTCACGTACGGTACCTTCGTGTCGGGCATCAGCTTGAGGATGGTCGGGTTGGAGAACATCCGCTCGAGCCCCGAGGTGCCCAGCGCGCGGATGCCGAGGCGGCCGACGGGTGACTCGACGAGCGATTCGGCCAGCCGGGTCGCCGTCTCGTTCTCCGCCAGCGGCGCGATGGTCTCGTAGGCCTCGGGCCGGAGCTTCTGCATCGTGCCCGACTCCTCCAGCTTCTCCGTGTACCGCTCGCCGGCGTCGTGTGGTCGACCCGCACGCTTCGCGTCGACGAACGCCTCGGCCGCGAGCGCGCCCGCCGTCACGGCGTGGTTCATCCCCTTGATGACGGGGCCCTGCGCCTGCATCTGGCCGCCGGCGTCGCCGACGAGGACGAGCCGGTCGCGATGGGGCGACTTGTGGGCCACCTTCTTCGAGTCGGGGACGAGTTTGGCGGAGTACTCCACCTCGTCGTAGTCGTCGCCGAGCCAGTCCGCCAGCAGCGGGTGCGTGAGCAACGCGTCCAGGAGCTGGTGGGGCTCGGCCTCCTCTGCGACGAGGCTGTCGAGGTGGAACACCGTCCCGATGGAGAGGGTGTCCTGGTTGGTGTAGAGGAACCCGCCGCCACGGACGTTCTCGAAGATGTTCCCCGAGAACAGATGCGCGACCCCCTCGCCCTCGCCGATACCGAACCGGTCGGCGATGGCATCCGAGGGCATGTCGACGACGGCCTTGACGCCCTGGAACCACTCGTCGGGTTCGTCCCAGTCCATGAGGCCGGCGTCGCGGGCGAGTTCGGAGTTGACGCCGTCGGCCGCGACGATGAGGTCGGCCGTGATGGGCTCGATCTCGTCGCAGGTGACGCCGACGATCTCGCCGCCGTCACGGAGCAGGCCGTTGACCCGGACGTCCGTGAGGACGCCGCCGCCGGCCTCGCGGGTCTTCTCGTGGACCCGCCGCTCGAGCCACGAGTCCATCGTCCGCCTGAGGACGGCGTCGGACCACTCCGTGTCGTGCTCGTGGAGGTCCGTGATGTCCAGCGACTTGACCTTCTCCCCGGCGATGTTGTGGATGTGGTACTCCGTGATGGGCCGCTCGGCGGCCTCCTCGCGGAAGTCGGGGAACAGGTCGTCGATGGTGTAGGGCGCGGACTCCTCGGCGTAGATGAGGCCGCCGGAGACGTTCTTCGCGCCGGCCTCGACGCCGCGCTCGAGGACGAGCGTCTCCACGCCCTCCTCGGCGAGTTTGGCCGCGGCGGCCGCGCCGCCCGGCCCACAGCCGACCACGAGCGCCTCGTAGTGCTCGTACTCGTCGGTGTCGACGGCGCTCTCAGTCATCGGTCGCACCTCCGGCCTCGGCGACGGCACCGATGTCCAGTTCGCCCGATTCCAGCGCCTCCGTCATAGCGGGCAGGACCTCGAAGAGGTCGCCCTGGATGAAGTAGTCCGAGAAGTCCACGATGTCGGCCTCCGGGTCCGTGTTGATGCTGATGATGGTGTCCGACTCGTCCATGCCGACCTTGTGCTGGACGGCGCCGGAGATGCCGACGGCGATGTAGATGGGCGGCTCGACCACCTGCCCGGACTCGCCGATCTGGCGTTCCTCCGTGATGTACTGCTCGACGTGGCCCTCGAACTGGTAGGAGGCCGTGATGACCCCCCGCGACAGCCCGAGGTCGGCGTCCTCGAACGCGTCGGCCAGGTCGAGGCCGAGTTCGATGCCCTTGCTCGGGTCGTCACCGATGCCACGCCCCATCGCGACGATGACCTCGCGGCCGGTGAGGTCGACACCCTCATCGAGCTGGTCGTGGTCGGTCACCTCGACCGAGAACCAGTCGTCCTCGAGCGGCGCCTCCCACTCGACCACCTCGCCCTCGCGCTCGGGGTCGGGGTCGGGCAGGTCGAACGAGCCCGGGATGACGGAGCCACCCTGCGGGTGGAACTCGCGGTCCGGTTTGTCCAGACAGAGGATGGTCGAGTACTCGAAGCCCGAGAAGTCCGGGCGCTTCATGTGCAGCACGCGCTCGAACTCCTTCTTCGTCCCCGGCTCACCCGTCTTCGCGGGGTTCGAGATGAGTACGTCCGTGATGTGGAGGTCCGAACAGTCCGAGGCGAGCCCGGAGTCGAGTTCGGCCTGCACGGTCGCCGAGAGGTCGCGCCCGTTGTTCGTCGCCGGGAAGAGGACGTAGCGCGGCTCGTCGTAGCCGTGCCACTCCACGTCGGGGCGGTCCTCGCGACCGAACGGGTGGCCGGTGCCGCGCGCGGCGTCGACGAAGATCTCGGTGTAGGGCTTGTGGAGGAAGCGGTCGAGCCGCGGGCCCTCCTGGTACAGCGCCACGTCGGCGCCGTACTCGATGGCGAGTTCGGCCTGTTCGGCGATATCCTCGCCGATGACGAACGCGATGACCTTCTCGTCGGCGTCGTACTCGTCGTTGTAGTCGTCCATGAGCTGCCGGGCCTTCCCCAGCATCTCCTTCGAGACGTCGATGAGTTCGCCCTGCTGGGTCTCGCAGTAGACCCACATATCCCGATAGTCGCCGTCCTCGACCGCGCGGACGTGGCGCTTGTCCGCGGTCGGGTGGTCGAGGTCGGGGTGGCGCTCCTCGGGCGTCTTCGGCTCCTCCTCGGCCTCGCCCTCGTCGGCATCCTCGTCCTCCGTCACCGAGTCGAGGCGGTTCTGGATCTGTGTCTTGACGCCGCCGCGGTCCTCACCTGCCTCCTCCTTCTCGAGCAGCTCGCGCAGTTCGTCGGGGTCGTCGATGCCGCGGATGGCGTTGGCCGCCTCCGCGGTGGACATATCCGTCAGGTCGACGAGTCCCTCGTCGTCGTCCTCGTCCTCCGCCTCGAGTTTCTCGATGCGGCTCTCGATGACCTGCTTGACCGGCGGTCGGTCCTCCCCGGCCTCCTCGGCCTCGAGGATTTCGCGCAGTTCGTCGGGGTCGTCGATGGCCTGGACCTTCGGGCCGATCTCGGAGATGTCGTGGTCGCCGGGGTCGAATTCAGGCATGGTCAATCACCCGCCGCCTCGCTGGCCCCGGCGGCGTGGGGCTGCAGTTCCTCGAGGACCGATTCCATCCCCTCGGCGTCGTCGGCGTCGACCATCGTGGCCTCGCGCTCCGCGGGCGGCTTCGGGATCGGGTCGACGGACTCGACGATGGTCGGCGAGCCGTCCAGCCCGATGAAGTCCGGGTCGAGGTTCAGCGCCTGGTGGTCCCAGACGGTGAGGTGGTCCTCGTAGTCGGGCGCCCGCTCCTGCGTGTCCGCGCGGAGGTCCTTGTGGGTGAGCCGCGCACCCGCTGTGCGGTAGGAGGGCTCGAACTCGGGGTCCATCACGATGAGCGCCGGCATCGGCGCCTCGACGGTCTCGATCTCCTCGATGTCGCCCTCGACCAGCCGCTTGGCGCGGACGGTCCCGGCCTCCTCGTCGACGTCGAGCGCGACGACGTGGGTGACCATCGGGATGTCCAGTCCCCACGCGGTCTGTGGGCCGGTGTGGCCGGTCTCCCCGTCGGCGGTCTTGAAGCCCGCGAACAGCAGGTCCGGCTCCTGCTCCAGCTTCTCCAGCCCCGTCGTCAGGGTGATGGCCGTCG from Haloglomus litoreum includes the following:
- a CDS encoding FAD-dependent monooxygenase, which encodes MTESAVDTDEYEHYEALVVGCGPGGAAAAAKLAEEGVETLVLERGVEAGAKNVSGGLIYAEESAPYTIDDLFPDFREEAAERPITEYHIHNIAGEKVKSLDITDLHEHDTEWSDAVLRRTMDSWLERRVHEKTREAGGGVLTDVRVNGLLRDGGEIVGVTCDEIEPITADLIVAADGVNSELARDAGLMDWDEPDEWFQGVKAVVDMPSDAIADRFGIGEGEGVAHLFSGNIFENVRGGGFLYTNQDTLSIGTVFHLDSLVAEEAEPHQLLDALLTHPLLADWLGDDYDEVEYSAKLVPDSKKVAHKSPHRDRLVLVGDAGGQMQAQGPVIKGMNHAVTAGALAAEAFVDAKRAGRPHDAGERYTEKLEESGTMQKLRPEAYETIAPLAENETATRLAESLVESPVGRLGIRALGTSGLERMFSNPTILKLMPDTKVPYVTVPTVIAEELGGEVHATSHVEPPELDDRIGDLTYDVGEPHIQVKDNSWAASGAAVSACPVSARDFGGGCYREETVKTNGHEERVVSLDTQPCVECGTCAIVADTDWEHPAGGKGVEFKQG
- a CDS encoding electron transfer flavoprotein subunit alpha/FixB family protein, which produces MPEFDPGDHDISEIGPKVQAIDDPDELREILEAEEAGEDRPPVKQVIESRIEKLEAEDEDDDEGLVDLTDMSTAEAANAIRGIDDPDELRELLEKEEAGEDRGGVKTQIQNRLDSVTEDEDADEGEAEEEPKTPEERHPDLDHPTADKRHVRAVEDGDYRDMWVYCETQQGELIDVSKEMLGKARQLMDDYNDEYDADEKVIAFVIGEDIAEQAELAIEYGADVALYQEGPRLDRFLHKPYTEIFVDAARGTGHPFGREDRPDVEWHGYDEPRYVLFPATNNGRDLSATVQAELDSGLASDCSDLHITDVLISNPAKTGEPGTKKEFERVLHMKRPDFSGFEYSTILCLDKPDREFHPQGGSVIPGSFDLPDPDPEREGEVVEWEAPLEDDWFSVEVTDHDQLDEGVDLTGREVIVAMGRGIGDDPSKGIELGLDLADAFEDADLGLSRGVITASYQFEGHVEQYITEERQIGESGQVVEPPIYIAVGISGAVQHKVGMDESDTIISINTDPEADIVDFSDYFIQGDLFEVLPAMTEALESGELDIGAVAEAGGATDD
- a CDS encoding electron transfer flavoprotein subunit beta/FixA family protein → MHMVVLTKGVPDFREGQVSFDEDGHLERGKTPTVMNPNDKHALRGALQTKVRHGGDVSVMSMGPPGYKEVLQEAMESVYADELYLLSDREMAAADTWATAITLTTGLEKLEQEPDLLFAGFKTADGETGHTGPQTAWGLDIPMVTHVVALDVDEEAGTVRAKRLVEGDIEEIETVEAPMPALIVMDPEFEPSYRTAGARLTHKDLRADTQERAPDYEDHLTVWDHQALNLDPDFIGLDGSPTIVESVDPIPKPPAEREATMVDADDAEGMESVLEELQPHAAGASEAAGD